A single region of the Sciurus carolinensis chromosome 16, mSciCar1.2, whole genome shotgun sequence genome encodes:
- the Ffar1 gene encoding free fatty acid receptor 1, producing the protein MNLPPQLSFALYVAAFALGFPLNVLAIRSAASHARRRLTPSLVYALHLGCSDLLLAISLPLKAVEALASGAWPLPVQLCPAFALVHFAPLYAGGGFLAALSAGRYLGAAFPLGYQAIRRPRYSWGVCVLIWALVLCHLGLVFGLEAPGGWLDNTTSSLGINTVVNGSPVCLEAWDPASAGPARLSLSLLLFFVPLIITAFSYVGCLRALAHSGLSHRRKVRAAWVAGGALLTLLLCLGPYNASNVAGFLHPNMGGQWRKLGLITGAWSVVLNPLVTGYLGAGPGRGTVCVARTQGGTFQK; encoded by the coding sequence ATGAACCTGCCTCCGCAGCTCTCCTTCGCCCTCTACGTGGCTGCCTTCGCCCTGGGCTTCCCGCTCAATGTCCTGGCCATCCGAAGTGCGGCTTCCCATGCACGCCGCCGCCTCACTCCCAGCCTGGTCTATGCCCTCCACCTGGGCTGCTCTGACCTTCTGCTGGCCATCTCTCTGCCCCTGAAGGCGGTGGAGGCCCTGGCCTCGGGGGCTTGGCCTCTGCCGGTCCAGCTCTGCCCTGCCTTTGCCCTGGTCCACTTCGCTCCTCTCTATGCAGGCGGGGgcttcctggctgctctgagcGCTGGCCGTTACCTAGGAGCAGCCTTCCCCCTGGGCTATCAAGCCATCCGGAGGCCACGCTACTCCTGGGGTGTATGCGTGCTGATATGGGCCCTCGTCCTCTGTCATCTGGGGCTGGTCTTTGGGTTGGAGGCTCCGGGAGGCTGGCTGGACAATACCACCAGTTCCCTGGGCATCAACACAGTGGTCAATGGCTCCCCGGTCTGCCTGGAGGCCTGGGACCCAGCGTCTGCCGGCCCTGCCCGCCTcagcctctctctccttctcttcttcgtGCCCCTGATCATCACGGCTTTCTCCTACGTGGGCTGCCTCCGGGCACTGGCCCACTCAGGCCTGAGCCACAGACGGAAGGTAAGGGCAGCCTGGGTGGCCGGTGGGGCCCTGCTCACGCTGCTGCTCTGCCTGGGACCCTACAACGCCTCCAACGTGGCTGGCTTCCTGCACCCCAACATGGGAGGCCAGTGGCGGAAGCTGGGGCTCATCACGGGGGCCTGGAGTGTGGTGCTCAACCCGCTGGTGACTGGCTACTTGGGAGCAGGTCCCGGCCGGGGAACAGTATGTGTGGCGAGAACGCAAGGAGGAACATTCCAGAAGTAG
- the LOC124966392 gene encoding free fatty acid receptor 3-like has protein sequence MGTSSDQFFFPGNHWLYFSVYLLAFLVGLPLNLVALVIFVGKLRRRPVAVDVLLLNVTLSDLLLLLFLPFRMAEAASGMHWPLPSVLCPVSGFLFFTTVYLTSLFLAAVSAERFLSVAYPMWYKTRPRLGQAGLVSGTCWLLAAAHCSVVYVTEFSGNVSHSQGSNGTCYLEFREDQLAIVLPVRLEMAVVLFGVPLLITSYCYSRLVWILSRGASRRRRRRVVGLVVATLLNFLVCFGPYNVSHVVGYVQGQSPRWRSCVLLLSTLNSCVDPLVCYFSSSRFQADFQELLGRLTGGWSPWRVEVSVEPKVKDGGDGQAGDCPT, from the coding sequence ATGGGGACCAGCTCAGACCAGTTTTTCTTCCCTGGAAATCACTGGCTGTACTTCTCTGTGTACCTCTTGGCCTTCCTGGTGGGGCTCCCGCTCAACCTGGTGGCCCTGGTCATCTTCGTGGGCAAGCTGCGGCGCCGCCCGGTGGCTGTGGACGTTCTCCTGCTCAACGTGACCCTCTCGGACCTGCTCCTGCTGCTCTTCCTGCCGTTCCGCATGGCGGAGGCGGCCAGTGGCATGCACTGGCCCCTGCCCTCCGTCCTCTGCCCTGTGTCCGGGTTCCTCTTCTTCACCACCGTCTATCTCACGTCCCTCTTCCTGGCAGCCGTGAGCGCTGAGCGCTTCCTGAGTGTGGCCTACCCAATGTGGTACAAGACCCGGCCGCGGCTGGGCCAGGCCGGGCTGGTCAGCGGCACCTGCTGGCTCCTGGCAGCTGCTCACTGCAGTGTGGTCTACGTGACTGAATTCTCTGGAAACGTCTCCCACAGCCAGGGTTCCAACGGGACCTGCTACCTGGAATTCCGGGAGGACCAGCTAGCCATCGTCCTGCCCGTCCGGCTGGAGATGGCCGTGGTCCTCTTTGGGGTGCCCCTGCTCATCACCAGTTACTGCTACAGCCGCCTCGTGTGGATCCTCAGCAGGGGAGCCAGCCGGCGCAGGCGCAGGAGAGTAGTGGGGCTTGTGGTGGCCACGCTGCTCAACTTCCTGGTCTGCTTCGGGCCCTACAACGTGTCCCACGTGGTGGGCTACGTCCAGGGTCAGAGCCCGAGATGGAGGAGCTGTGTGCTGCTGCTCAGCACCCTGAACTCCTGCGTGGACCCCCTGGTCTGCTACTTCTCATCATCTAGGTTCCAAGCAGATTTCCaggagctgctggggaggctgaccGGGGGCTGGAGCCCCTGGAGGGTGGAGGTCAGTGTGGAACCGAAGGTAAAGGATGGAGGAGACGGGCAGGCCGGGGACTGTCCCACCTAG